GAATGTCATAGTTTAAAGCAACACTAAATCTTGCAGTTGCTGATGCATCCACCTTCTCTGCTGTACATTCAGATGTTAGTTATGCAGCTCCAGACTCAGGATACACGTGGGGTGAGACAGACACACCTGAGATTACAGGTAAGTCAGAATTCCTCAAAGGCAACACTGCAGATCAGTTTGGTGTGTGCTGCCCCCCCCTTCACAGTGGCAGCTTACAAAACCTTATCTGTCTGTTATTGTTGCATGTGCGAACACAGCATGCTTGTGTGAGTGATACAGTTAGGTATCTGCTGACCATGTATGTGTTGAATTTGCACCATCTGTAAGTACATGCAATCTGTGTCTCAGGACTTTGTGTTTACATGCCATCTGCCTGCCATATGAAAGATTCCTGCATGGAAGTGTGCAAGAGAAGAGCATAGGGCAGGTTtactgtttgtgcatgtgtgagagagagacactgtgAGGTGATAATTCTGCACAAAGCCATTGTTTTCACTGGTCTGGGATTGGTGGAGAGCAATATGTTGCCAATCGCAACCATGGAAATGTGTGCTTTTCCCTCTGAAGTTCATTGTGGGAAAACTAATGGGTTTCACAACATCCTCCTCTAGCTTGGGATCACAGGCCTGATATCTCAGAATATGAGCGCTGGTTTTATAACTTTGGACCATACCGTAAGTgtttttctattctattttttggGAACTAACGAGTCCTGGGGTTCAggttttttattgtcatatgtACAGATTGTGGTTCTTCttgactgttttcttttagtGACATAGCACTTCACACAACTTCTCAGACATGACCGCATTTCCATGTGCCCATTTTAGTTTCTGACACAGGATGGGAACGGGTTGTGTCATAGTTAATTTGATGTTTAAGGTGAGAGGTCCTTTAGAGTTTTATTCTTTATGTACCCTGGACATTGTatattcaattcattttatGGAGACAATACCCTGAAGTAAACTTTCCCataacaatagtaataataataatgattatgaatttatatttataatcaAGTTATCTGACTACTGGACCATGATGCCTAAAAGAACACAGgcataaaattaaataatatacCATTCTTATGCAGATCTTTTATGAACACAGAGGTTGGGCCAGCAGCCACTTAGCGTAGCACAAAGGCTAGAAACTGGGGGAAACTAGCCTGGGCTTGTCTGAGGGTGACATAATCAGcccagttgttgttttttgtacatATTTAGCAAAACAGATATAATAAGGTTGTTACAGGTAGGTGCCACTTTGCTGGATTTAGTGTGAAGACTGCCAGAGTGGACACTtcatcctgtctgctgtttacctctctgctatgtgtgtgtgtgtgtgtgtatagctcaagttaaacagacacacagatctgAAGCTCTTTATACATCAATGACAGACCAGGAGCAGAGGATAGAAATGGAGACAGTGATGTAACTTGTTTGCTACAATCTTATAGTCCCgacctcacaccctgcacactaTTATTTGCTGGGGGCTACGCAGTCAGTGCAAGCCCCAAACCGTCTTGAACAGAGCACTTCTAGTGGATCATAAGTGATGACGGAGAGGGATTACGTTTGTATGAGTCTTTTCTTTACACTGTTTTTTAGGCATTCCTACATACAGCAGTATACCTTCAACATATAGACATGAGCCATATCAAAGCACAtgagcatatttcccaaaatagTGAACTATTCTTTGAGTGCTTTGGCAGAacagtacattttatttgttttgtcacagcCTTCACACTAAAAAATACAAACCGCTTACAATATGGCCCATTGACAAGACACAAAAGGGCAGGCTAGAGCCCTAACTTTCAGATTACAGGCTATGGGTCCATCTGTTTGATGACAAagccaagtcaagtcaaatctAAGTAGAAGGGACGTGGTTTACAGAAGTGAATGACTGAGCCATTTCCAGCATGCACCACAAAAGTACCGCCGCACATCCAACCCAGTGAAACACGGTGTGGGGGGAAAAGGCCCCAATGTCATGGTGTgttcaaattaaatttgtcttgtgttgtgtgtcacagtCTGTCATCACTCATGTCTTTACTTTTAGTACCTCGCTCCCCTGACTCAGATGGTAACCGTAAAGTGCCATTGGATACCACCCATACTAGAGGTGAGCAGTGGTCGCCATGGATACCTAGAACACCTTTTCATATCCAGTGAGGCATCACACTGGATatgacataacataacatatttCACTGCAAACTTCAGTCAGACTTTGAACTGTCTTTTGCTCTGCTATTCAATTTGCTCTGCTTTAGTTTTCAGAGTAGAGCTTAAAAATTGGATATTGTACAGATGAAACCGAGACACCTCTTTTTGTGTCACTATAATGATGAGTGATATTAATTAGCTACTTGCTTCTTTGTGGTAGAAATGTGCTAATGCTGAGCTTATATGATATCATCTGTGTAGTGGAGCCAGTGGATGCCTGGAAGCCAGAAGCAAACCTTTATGAATCAGGTAAGATAGTTTGCTCAGCTCCGTTTTCTGCCCCCCCTCACAAATGAGTGACTTTGCCAGTAAGTACTCAGTTCTGACTGTAAGTACAAACCAAACCAGTGCTATCCATGGAAAACCATATGGGTTTCTGCTCAGCCTGTAATTGTAAGGATTTAGAGTCAAAGTCAAATGGCATGGTTGCTTGAGGATAAAATCTGTTCCTGTTTGGCATAGTTTTTGCCACAACAAATACTGACTAAGGTTTGGGATCTCTGGAAAGTGGACGGCTGCAAGTGGAAATTTTACCAAACATTCAGACTGCTTTTGCTTAAGTAGTAAGCTGTGTAATAACACAATGGCAGTTGTAGGGATATTTCAATTAAATTTCTCTAGATTTAATTTTGAAACTTCATATGTCAGTGATTATTCAaggacatgaaaaatgattttctttaattgtTATACCTAAAGAGTAGAATTCAACAAAATACCAGAACTCTACTTTAAAGAACTGTGTATTTCTTGATTGTCAGGTTTCAACGTGAGAGAGCTGGAACCTGTACCCAGAGCACCTGAGCCTGTGTCACAGGGAGACCCAAGTATGTTCTTTTGTGTGTAGGATTACTGCAAATGATGAATTATGGCCTAAGATTTTGTCAGTCCTGGTGCAGGCTATTTATCACATGCACTACCAAACACATGAGGGAATCTGCTCTGATCTCATTGGCCATCCTGTTTTTGCAGACTGTAAGGTGGACCTGGCCTTCCTGATGGATGGGAGCTGGAGTATTGGGAAGAGGCGCTTTAAGATCCAGAAGGATTTCCTGTCTGAGGTGGCTCAGGCCATCAACGTGGGTGTGGCTGGACCCATGATGGGCATCATCCAATACGGGTAGCCTCCTTGTTCCTGTTGTTCTACTTTGTGCCATTTTTAgataagaaaaacatgatgtgGTTTCTTGTGGTTTTGTCTGAAGGGATGACCCTGTGACAGAGATAAACCTGAAGTCTTACTCCAACTCCAGAGATGTCAAAGTGGCCATAGATAAGATTGTGCAGAAGGGAGGACTCTCCAATGTGGGTGAGTTATTCACTGTCAGCTGTCTGCTACAGTAAATGTCGACAAACAcaagtgtgaaagtgaaagggGTGCAATTTTCACATGGTTTACTACCTaggcacattttcacatgcaagGATGGAATTAAATCTAAATTTGCTGCGAGACACTGTTAGCTAAATTACAGCCCTGTTTCTGTAAGCCGTGTATTTCCTCTGCTCCAACcaaaaagcatttgtttttacCAGCCCATGGGGGTCAGCTTTCAGAGGGCAAgtcctgtttttctgctttggtTGGTGCGTCAGCATTCATCCACTACCACATGTGCCTTTATGACTTGCTAAATTTCTATTCACATACAAATGGTGTTGTTTGCCCAGACGTGCTCTCTAATCTTACATCAGTGTGAGCGGTTGTAAAAGCTTCTATAGCCTCTAACAGAGTCTCTCCTGTTCTGCCAATATTGTGACAGCCTAAATGATAGGATCACTATTTTTGTGATAATATACAGTTAAAGCTGTGTACTTCATGCAGAGACATATACAAAATACACAGGCTACTATGTAAAGTTTTTATGTGGCATACAGTGGCATCTTTTTTAGATTGGTGCCTCTGCACATGTTGGTCAGTTAGGACATACATCTTCCATTGAATGTGCATAATGAGCACCTACAAACTATAGACTTTTTCAAGCGCCCTTTTGTTACACTTTATATATTAtacagtctgtgtgtatttttattcacttGTCGAGCAGCAACTATGTGAACAGATTGGTTCGACTCCCTCAACTATCCGAGTGCATTCCTGCTTTTCAACCACAGAGTTGGATAAAGACTTGAGTGTAGCATCTTTTTAACTgcctctctgctgccacctggtGCATCAACAGGAAAGGCCCTCAGCTACATCAACAAGCAGTACTTCAGTGATGCCAATGGAAACCGAGGAGGAGCTCCTAACGTGGCCGTGGTGCTGGTGGATGGCTGGCCTACGGACAAGGTGGAGGAGGCGTCTCGGCTGGCTCGGGAGTCCGGTATCAACATATTCTTCGTCACCATCGAAGGCCCTGATGACAACGAGAAACAAAACCTGGTTGAAGCCAACTTTGTTGACAAGGTGGAGTATTGTCACAGAGGCGTGTCAGTGCTACACTAGAGCCAGTTTGAAACAAAGTGTGTCTCTTTTACTCCACAGGCTGTGTGTCGGACAAACGGCTTCTTCTCCCTGCCTGTGACCAGCTGGTTTGCTCTGAGGAAGGCCGTGCAGCCCCTGGTGAAGAGAGTGTGCGACACAGACCGCCTGGTGTGCAGCAAAACATGCCTCAACGCCAATGACATCGCCTTCGTCATCGATGGCTCCAGCAGCGTGGGGACCGGCAACTTCCGCACGGTGCTGCAGTTTGTGGCCAATGTCACACGGGAGTTTGAGATCTCTGACACAGACACGCGAGTCGGAGCTGTGCAGTACACCTACGAGCAGAGACTGGAGTTTTCCTTCGGCCAGTACAACAACAAGGCCGAGCTGCTGAACGCCATCAAACGCATCAACTACTGGAGCGGAGGGACCAGCACTGGTGCTGCCATCACCTatgctgcagagcagcttttCAGCAAATCCAAACCCAACAAACGCAAGATCATGATTGTTATTACAGATGGACGCTCCTATGATGATGTCAGAACACCTGCACTGGCTGTCCATGGccaaggtcagaggtcaaccataacagaatgtgaaaaaataagGACATTTTAAGCAGATATGGTCAAGTCAAACAGTAGTTATTTTAAAGTTTGGAAGAAAAAAGTTGTTGTTGATTCCTCTGGTGTGTCCACAGCAAGGTGtcatgcaatgtgtgtgtgtctgatgtgacAAACAAATGTGAGGGTCTGTGTGTATAATCTACTGTCTCTGTTTGTGATCTAGGTGTGATCGCCTACTCCATCGGCATTGCCTGGGCAGCCCAGGATGAGCTGGAGTACATCGCCACAGACCCCGACAAAGAGCACTCCTTCTTCGTGGACGAGTTCGACAACCTCTACAAATTTGTTCCCAAGATCATCCACAACATCTGCCAGGAGTTCAACTCCCAGCCCAGAAACTGAGGAAGGAAggacagacggacggacggacgaATGGGTGAGGGGAGGTGTAGAGAGGGACATCTTGATCCTGGGCTGTTTTAACAGAACCTTGATTGTAAATTTACTCACTCTGGTGGCCAGATGGCAGTTCTGGATTGGCTGCAGTGTCCCTTTATTTGAACAGGGAGGAGTTTTGAATTCGGGGAGGATTGTGgggttgaacaaaacaaatcttaaaGTGAATCAGCATTTGGTCTTAAACATACAAATGATGCTAATGGTAAAGGGTTTTGCATATACAGTGACATAATCACATCTCATGTACACTGTGGTGTCAGTTGTTTTCTGTTGGTGCCGTAAAGACTACAGAGTATCCCTAATCGTTTAAAAACGGCACTAATAAGTCACCCTTTTCGAAAAGGTTTATATGTTCTAAGTAAAGgtttttaataatgttaataaatcaCTCAGTAATGCTTTATAGATAATTATAAGCCATTAATGGGTCCATTAATGGCTTTTGTTGTGTAATATTCACCTTGTTAGCATCAGTTCATGCAAACCTCTACAATGCACCATTTGACCTCTGACCAGCTGGAACAAAGCTGCAAAACAATCCAGACTATCAACAACTTTTTGGTGTTTGTTAGCTGCAGATTTAATTGATTGAATTTGTAACTAAAAACTTGTAAAAGTAAGTGACAGGCTGGAGGAGACAGTGGGATgtttacttaaataaaacattagtAGATGATTAAGTTACATCAACGAAGCCCTTGGGTACACCTTATAGAACCTTTATAAAGGCTTCCTTATTAGGACGTGGCACCAaaatgatgaacaaaaacaagaaaatggtTCTTGCAGAGAAATGTAGATTTAAAGCATGCCTAGCACTTCCTCTTCTGGCTTAACATACTTCATCAACTTAATATTATGGTGCTCTTTATACAATTCTCTGTGAAGAGGATATACTTTTTGTAGAATTGGTGCATTTTGATCTTCTTAACAGGAGAGATATGATAGTAGGGACATTGTTAAAGTTCCTCTCACAGACTATGGTGCTGACGTTGAGTGGTAGTTGAAGTGAGGCTTATGTTCACCCAACAAGTGGATGTGAAAGGCAAATCGTGGAACATGGAAATGGACATGTGTGAGAAGTGAGGAAAGAGGAGCTCGTATGTCTTAGAGTGATGGATCATAAATTTGCGGATTATCACTcgttttctttttaacagtgTGGTTGCTTCTAACATCGCAGGCATTTCTCAGTTTTGTTGAAAGAGTATTTATGATTTCCCTCCTTTATGTCCTTTTTGTACATATGCATATTAAAAGCCTTTCGCTAATAATGTTCTGATAATTGATCAATatattttttgcaatttttaataaaataaagaaaatgaagacaacTTAAAGTTGATTTCTCCTGAATTTTGTTGATCCAATTGCCACCATTTACGTCCAGGGTTTCTTTCATTTGCAGCTTTCACATTTGTCAAATGACCAACATCGCAACACAGTTAAGTTTTTACAGtaggttttattttgaacataGTTTCATATACAAACCAGTGACTGAGAAAATGGCTCATTCGAAGCTGTACTCTACATGTACAACatcttgattgttttttttttttgttttttttttcctttgtttaccCAGGATTACAGTTTACAGTAAACTGGAATTTGCAGGATATTTCTCTGACCTCAGTGTTGGATGATTAACTCATTATTTCAAACAGTCCTACAGTACTGCACTAATTTCCTGCTAAACACTGGACTACCGTAAATATCTGGACGTGATACATCACATTGTAGTCGAGGATGTCCACACAATTGGGGATAACTACATACAGTACAAGCCATTCAATTCAAACAAGAGCAAACTGGccaaaatcaattaattaatcctAAAATGGACATCTAGAACCAAGTTTGAATTATAATTATGTAACCAAGATGGTTTACTTTGGACACTTATGTTTGTAATATTACTTCTGAAGTGTACAATAACTTGAATCTAATGGACAGGCATTATATTTAATGGTCTGTATCACTCTACCAGCTTTGCCCTGAAATGCACAAAATTGATTCCCCAACCACACTTATCAAAAAGGAGCACTCAAACTCACTCTGCACATTAAATTTTAAGactgaatatatattttgtttattataagCATTTGTAATTTTACATCCAATGTTAAAATTGACAACACTGTGACAACCAGCCCTGTTTCTCCGCTGtcaccctcccccctccccaaaacAAGGTtgttaaaataacaattttcaAGACCTTTTTAAAGCAAAGGCACATTTGTCaatatgtgttttaaaaaggaaaataaaggcAGGCCGGCAAGCAGAGTCAGTCTGGGAAgcggaggagaagaagaagaagtgtgaGGCTTCCACCGCAGCTCCAGCGAGCCTTCAGTACGCCACATTTCTGGAACAACACGACACAAAACCTGACTTGGAGTAAAGGGCCCGGACCTGGTATGTCTGAGAGGGAAGGTCGAGGGCCAGAGGGGTTTAGGATGAGCATGAAGTCACAGGGCCAGAAGACCGGCTTGAAACCTCATTGCTCCAACTCCACACTCTTTAACACTTGTCCTGAGCCTCCTAGCTACGGAGGTTAAGCTTTAGTCTGTCTGGGAGAGGGGGCGCTGTTGCCCGTCACACCCAGGCCTGCCTGGATGGTAGATGGGGGACTAGAGAGCAGTTCTCCTTTTGACTGTCCTCCCTGCCGACCCTTTCTATGGAGAGTCATGGCCCGTTTGAGGCTAGCGGCTACATAGTCTACCGGTCCGGCATGAAACCAGTGGGCTGAGAGAAGTGGGATGGGACCCATGCCTGAAGGTCCTTCCCCTCCCATGTCTCTATTGGTCCCCGATCATGGGAGGCTGAGTCAGAGAGCGGTGCTGCGGGGAGAGACGCAGCTCCGCGTCATACAAACACTTTGGCGAGAGCATCTGCCCCAGCACTGGCGATGTAGCATTTAGATGGATGAAATGCCACATCGTGGATGGACTCCTCAAACTTCTTTCTGTGAGCCGTGAACTCCTGGATGCAGGTTTTACTCTCCAGGTTCCACAGGCGGATGGAGCAGTCATGACCTGCAGAGGAAATGACAAGTTACAAGCAGTTGTTATgcgttgttgtgttgttgtgctttaCAAAGCATGGTCCCTCTGCCAGGGCAGTAAAGGTAGTCACATATCTACCAAGAAACTCCACTGGCTCACTCACACTGCCAGATGGGGGCAAACTATCAATGAACTAACGTTAGACACAAGCAGACAGTGGTTAAATGGTACTTACTGCCTGACATGAGATAAAGTCCATTAGGGTCTACAGCTAAGCTTGTGACAGCATCCAAATGAGCCACCATGGAGTGAATTAGCTTCCCGCTGTTGTTGTCAAAGAACTTGATGTGTCGGTCCTCCTGTGCAGTGATGGTGATGGGGAGAGTCGGGTGGCTGAGGACCTTGTTGATCTGACAGGGGGTGCCTggttaaaaacagacaaacaccatTAGACATCACAGTGGAAGAGCGTATTAAGACCAACAAAACAGATAGTCATTGTGAATGAAATCATTTGCAACATTTATCTGAtctgtggaaatattttactgtgtgtgtgtgaatgttcaCCTGAGTAAATTTGTCCCTGATGGACACACAAATACTTGTTGGGAAACAATTTTTTAACAGTGGGCAGATATACTAAGCATCTTTGTAAGCTGTGTGACGATATATCAGGCAATGATAGAaatacatcttttgtttttgcattacGCTGTACCGTTCATTTCGTGGTATCACATTCTTTAGagcaacatttttcatcagtcaGACAACGTTTGACATTCTCCTGCATGGCATGGATGCAAGCAGGAAATTTgcacaaagacaacacaaacaaacatggtgCAGCATAAATGTGACACAGGATGAGTTAAGTCCGGACAGAGAGGGACTCCAACCAGCAGAGACACAACAAGGGGCTTGGAACCAAAAAGGGGCTACTTCCACCGCACAGACGTAACCTATAACGACCCTATGAACCAATAGGTCTCGCGACTGGAGCACTGTATCAGTGACATAACTGGCAGTTACAGGAATTTAGAAATCAAAACCCAACAGAAAATTAACatacaacagaaaacactggGGATTGTGGGTGCTGCTGATAGCTTACTTTCCTACTACTGCCACTAGATTAGACTACTCAAGTGCCATATTTTCAGATTAACTTCACTTCCACCTGCCTTTTTTCAGTTCCTACCTGGCTCTAAATTGGACTCCAGACTGAGGACCAGTTGGCGGGTTTCCATATTGAAGAGGCCAATCTGCCCATTAGTGAAGGACGTGACCAGGTGGGCCGGTTCACTGCACACCAGGTCCACTGAGGAGGGAACTCCGAGCTCTTGTTCACCAAAAGATAAATACATTTACGTTACTaattaaataaagtaaacatTTAGGTATAAAAAAGTCACGACACAAGCTTAAAGTCAGTACTTTTGTCTTCATTGAACACTGCCAGGGCGGGGGAGGTGGTGTTGGCATCCCACAGCCTTACGGTCCCGTCTGCAGAGCAGGACAGGATGCGCTGATGTGCGCTGCTGTAGACCAAACCCCAAACTGAGTCGGTGTGTCCACACAATGCTCCACGCAGCATTGATGGGTCTGCTCCAGAAATACACGAGACAGCAGAAGTTAGTCACTGTAATTTCATTGGAAAATTCTCAGattcaaacaaaatgcatgaCACCATTTACCATAGGAGTCGTACGGGTCGATGTTGGGATTCGGGGTGTTCCAGCACTGTATAGTCCCATCAACCCCTCCGCTGAAACACTGCTCCCCTGTACTGCTCATCACCACGCTCAGCACAGCCCCCCTGTGGTCCAAAAGACGACAAATTATCAAAATCTATTGTGGATTGAGTGAACACTAAAACGGGAAATTGGttttcatttatgtgttttcacCTGTGGGCTCTGAAAGTGTAGATCGGTTCCACATCTAAAGAAGCACTCCTGTGGACAAGCAATGTGTTCATTAATGTAATGTACAAACCAAACAGCACAAACGACTTCATGTGTCAATGAGTAGGTTCAAAATTATTGTCAGTTAACTGTACAAAGCTGTCAGTTAGTGCAGAATTTGCTGCTACACCCGTGATTGATTAGTTACCATCTTATTCACAATACTGAACTCTAAAATTACTTCAGTCTCTAAAAATAATCATGTAAGATTACtacagtgtgtgcgtgtgctgctGAGCTGTGATGTGACATAATGAGTCTCGCTGAGCAGAGTTTTGACAGCTCTTTGTCACATAGGGACTGTTTCCTGTAGCTGAGTCGTGTGAAGGTGTAACAACAAAGATAAGCCATCCACCTTATGGGGTGATAATCAACAACAGAGCTTTTCATTCTGATGATGCTCAGTGTGCTGCCTCAGGTGCAAAGTGACTGTTGTCTGAGCATCAGTGTCTCAGACAGAGCAGATAAAGGAGGAATGGACAGCTAATCAATGAAAGGCTCATTAGAAAATTTAAAGCTGCTCAATTTTCTCATTTTGGCTGAGAAAAGATGCACTTTTGGAGGTATTCAACTTGTGTGAAgatatttgtacttttttgcaGGAGCGGTCTTTTGCAGGTTCCACATCTTGAGCGTGTGGTCCTCTGAAGCAGTGATGAGGACAGGCTCCACAGGGTGAAAGGCCAGAGCTCGAATCCCATCAAAATGACTCCGCAGAGTAAATTTCGGGTTCCATGTTTTCCTCATGGCGTCCTTATTGTTGCCAATCTGAGGAGAAAACATCTAATCAGAAATCAACATCTAACTAAGAGAGTCAGAAGCTTCACTCGTACAGCCCCTCAAGCCACAACATCTGGATTGTTGTgtaaagagtaaataaaaacagaacaaaaccacTGTTGTAAAATAGAAGTTTTGGAAAGcgttcctgagcccatgtagtaatcatgtttcacaaagtgctgaACCTTGCCTCATTCTTGCATGTAAACAACTGAGCCTTTcaaggatgcccctttcatacccaatcatgataaCCTGTTTACCCGTGGAACATTTTAGACGCATGATTTTTGAGTAATACACCACTTTCCCAGTCTTTCGTTGATcttgtcccaacttgtttgaaacatgctgCTGGCATAGAATTCAGATTTATTTAGTGTCTCAACTATTTTGTCAGTAGCAGTATTttagcagtttaaaaaaaattcaaaaggtACTGAAATTTTGGGGTGCAGtcagctgctgtgaaaaacacattcctgagattaaagacaaaaacatcactCAACTCAAATGTGTTTGTATAGCTTTACAGTTTGACATAACTGCTGTAACCAGGTGACCTCAGAAAAAACTTCCAGTACTACACTTTCAAAGCATCTTTGCTGACAGTTCACAAAAATAGCCATTTGAGACACAAATGATAAGCTTTCAGCACATCATGTGACTTTAACTAAAATTGCTATGAATTAGAGAAGGAAGATGGGATGGCTGTTTTTCTTAAGGCTCcagtgatgacagaaaaaagttTTCCCCAGAGAAAAGCCATTCTTTCTCTTCCTACTCACATCGTACGCCAGACTGTCAGCCTCGTTTGCCACAGTGAGTCCAGCAAGCTCTCCCAGGCCCAGCTCGCTCTCCATGGCCTCGTCTGTGCCCATAATGAACGCCTTCCCTGAGGTGGGAGGGAAAGTCAATGCCTCAACTGGGGAaagaacaaataataaaaacagaaccaGTTAGCCAAGGATGACGGGAGTTTTGGCCAGTCTAGGAGGTAACGCTTGGTTACAACAATCTACAGGAGCACCTTCATC
This region of Scatophagus argus isolate fScaArg1 chromosome 10, fScaArg1.pri, whole genome shotgun sequence genomic DNA includes:
- the vit gene encoding vitrin isoform X2, translating into MYRASVTAICLALLLCCAWAKPDGSKNKKPKQVVPAIECDVRAGKISLPEFIVKCPAHCKETKQQVYGTGVFASISSICNAAIHSGVITNTGGKVIVRKIAGQNIYKGSNSNGVRSLSLPKWRESFVVSVGKPKKGVIYPSTLDYVPSRPTYVKTSQKEAKTPPMTTPLPVTTAPEPTTTTTPEPTTTTTTTTTTTTIPPTTTPLPLPTTTKARAAVHKVRDAGSSHPYLASVAAASSRQSHNGQGKSFSQVFRGSAYPSRFPHRTSAGLRRPETGSAIRRQPSSPVGPAFNKVQSAPPERTPTMSQSNPAFPRRDWAHPSFPRPDWFPGPRRPADVSYAAPDSGYTWGETDTPEITVPRSPDSDGNRKVPLDTTHTRVEPVDAWKPEANLYESGFNVRELEPVPRAPEPVSQGDPNCKVDLAFLMDGSWSIGKRRFKIQKDFLSEVAQAINVGVAGPMMGIIQYGDDPVTEINLKSYSNSRDVKVAIDKIVQKGGLSNVGKALSYINKQYFSDANGNRGGAPNVAVVLVDGWPTDKVEEASRLARESGINIFFVTIEGPDDNEKQNLVEANFVDKAVCRTNGFFSLPVTSWFALRKAVQPLVKRVCDTDRLVCSKTCLNANDIAFVIDGSSSVGTGNFRTVLQFVANVTREFEISDTDTRVGAVQYTYEQRLEFSFGQYNNKAELLNAIKRINYWSGGTSTGAAITYAAEQLFSKSKPNKRKIMIVITDGRSYDDVRTPALAVHGQGVIAYSIGIAWAAQDELEYIATDPDKEHSFFVDEFDNLYKFVPKIIHNICQEFNSQPRN
- the vit gene encoding vitrin isoform X3, encoding MYRASVTAICLALLLCCAWAKPDGSKNKKPKQVVPAIECDVRAGKISLPEFIVKCPAHCKETKQQVYGTGVFASISSICNAAIHSGVITNTGGKVIVRKIAGQNIYKGSNSNGVRSLSLPKWRESFVVSVGKPKKGVIYPSTLDYVPSRPTYVKTSQKEAKTPPMTTPLPVTTAPEPTTTTTPEPTTTTTTTTTTTTIPPTTTPLPLPTTTKARAAVHKVRDAGSSHPYLASVAAASSRQSHNGQGKSFSQVFRGSAYPSRFPHRTSAGLRRPETGSAIRRQPSSPVGPAFPRRDWAHPSFPRPDWFPGPRRPADVSYAAPDSGYTWGETDTPEITAWDHRPDISEYERWFYNFGPYLPRSPDSDGNRKVPLDTTHTRVEPVDAWKPEANLYESGFNVRELEPVPRAPEPVSQGDPNCKVDLAFLMDGSWSIGKRRFKIQKDFLSEVAQAINVGVAGPMMGIIQYGDDPVTEINLKSYSNSRDVKVAIDKIVQKGGLSNVGKALSYINKQYFSDANGNRGGAPNVAVVLVDGWPTDKVEEASRLARESGINIFFVTIEGPDDNEKQNLVEANFVDKAVCRTNGFFSLPVTSWFALRKAVQPLVKRVCDTDRLVCSKTCLNANDIAFVIDGSSSVGTGNFRTVLQFVANVTREFEISDTDTRVGAVQYTYEQRLEFSFGQYNNKAELLNAIKRINYWSGGTSTGAAITYAAEQLFSKSKPNKRKIMIVITDGRSYDDVRTPALAVHGQGVIAYSIGIAWAAQDELEYIATDPDKEHSFFVDEFDNLYKFVPKIIHNICQEFNSQPRN
- the vit gene encoding vitrin isoform X4, producing MYRASVTAICLALLLCCAWAKPDGSKNKKPKQVVPAIECDVRAGKISLPEFIVKCPAHCKETKQQVYGTGVFASISSICNAAIHSGVITNTGGKVIVRKIAGQNIYKGSNSNGVRSLSLPKWRESFVVSVGKPKKGVIYPSTLDYVPSRPTYVKTSQKEAKTPPMTTPLPVTTAPEPTTTTTPEPTTTTTTTTTTTTIPPTTTPLPLPTTTKARAAVHKVRDAGLRRPETGSAIRRQPSSPVGPAFNKVQSAPPERTPTMSQSNPAFPRRDWAHPSFPRPDWFPGPRRPADVSYAAPDSGYTWGETDTPEITAWDHRPDISEYERWFYNFGPYLPRSPDSDGNRKVPLDTTHTRVEPVDAWKPEANLYESGFNVRELEPVPRAPEPVSQGDPNCKVDLAFLMDGSWSIGKRRFKIQKDFLSEVAQAINVGVAGPMMGIIQYGDDPVTEINLKSYSNSRDVKVAIDKIVQKGGLSNVGKALSYINKQYFSDANGNRGGAPNVAVVLVDGWPTDKVEEASRLARESGINIFFVTIEGPDDNEKQNLVEANFVDKAVCRTNGFFSLPVTSWFALRKAVQPLVKRVCDTDRLVCSKTCLNANDIAFVIDGSSSVGTGNFRTVLQFVANVTREFEISDTDTRVGAVQYTYEQRLEFSFGQYNNKAELLNAIKRINYWSGGTSTGAAITYAAEQLFSKSKPNKRKIMIVITDGRSYDDVRTPALAVHGQGVIAYSIGIAWAAQDELEYIATDPDKEHSFFVDEFDNLYKFVPKIIHNICQEFNSQPRN
- the vit gene encoding vitrin isoform X1, with product MYRASVTAICLALLLCCAWAKPDGSKNKKPKQVVPAIECDVRAGKISLPEFIVKCPAHCKETKQQVYGTGVFASISSICNAAIHSGVITNTGGKVIVRKIAGQNIYKGSNSNGVRSLSLPKWRESFVVSVGKPKKGVIYPSTLDYVPSRPTYVKTSQKEAKTPPMTTPLPVTTAPEPTTTTTPEPTTTTTTTTTTTTIPPTTTPLPLPTTTKARAAVHKVRDAGSSHPYLASVAAASSRQSHNGQGKSFSQVFRGSAYPSRFPHRTSAGLRRPETGSAIRRQPSSPVGPAFNKVQSAPPERTPTMSQSNPAFPRRDWAHPSFPRPDWFPGPRRPADVSYAAPDSGYTWGETDTPEITAWDHRPDISEYERWFYNFGPYLPRSPDSDGNRKVPLDTTHTRVEPVDAWKPEANLYESGFNVRELEPVPRAPEPVSQGDPNCKVDLAFLMDGSWSIGKRRFKIQKDFLSEVAQAINVGVAGPMMGIIQYGDDPVTEINLKSYSNSRDVKVAIDKIVQKGGLSNVGKALSYINKQYFSDANGNRGGAPNVAVVLVDGWPTDKVEEASRLARESGINIFFVTIEGPDDNEKQNLVEANFVDKAVCRTNGFFSLPVTSWFALRKAVQPLVKRVCDTDRLVCSKTCLNANDIAFVIDGSSSVGTGNFRTVLQFVANVTREFEISDTDTRVGAVQYTYEQRLEFSFGQYNNKAELLNAIKRINYWSGGTSTGAAITYAAEQLFSKSKPNKRKIMIVITDGRSYDDVRTPALAVHGQGVIAYSIGIAWAAQDELEYIATDPDKEHSFFVDEFDNLYKFVPKIIHNICQEFNSQPRN